The Amblyraja radiata isolate CabotCenter1 chromosome 1, sAmbRad1.1.pri, whole genome shotgun sequence genome contains a region encoding:
- the LOC116970537 gene encoding dolichyl-diphosphooligosaccharide--protein glycosyltransferase subunit 4, protein MITDVQLAIFANMLGVSLFLLVVLYHYVAVNNPKKLE, encoded by the coding sequence ATGATCACGGACGTACAGTTGGCAATCTTTGCCAATATGCTGGGGGTATCACTATTCCTACTCGTTGTCCTGTACCACTATGTTGCTGTTAACAATCCTAAGAAGCTAGAGTGA